From the Finegoldia magna ATCC 29328 genome, the window GGAAAACACAGAAGCATTTGACAAAAAATCTGTGAAGGGATTAGGTAATTTATCTACAAAAGATATCAATGGCAAACAATTTACAAGCAAAGATTTTGAAAAATACGATCTTACAATGGTAAATGTGTTTGCAACTTGGTGTAGTGCTTGTGTGAACGAAATTCCAGATTTATCGGAAGTTTCCAAAGAAATGAAATCCAAAGGAGTAAACATTGTAGGTGTTGTTACAGATACTGTAGATGATAATGGCACTAATAATGATGCATTGCAAAAATCAAAATTAATCCAAGAAAAAACAAAAGCTTCATATCCGTTCTTGATGCCAGACAAATCGAATTTTAACGGCAGATTAAACGGAATTCAAGCGATGCCCGAAACTTTCTTCGTAGATAAAAAAGGAAACATCGTCGGAGAAACTTATTCTGGCGCAAAATCAAAAGAAGAATGGAAACAAGTTATCGAAAAAGAATTGGCTAATTTGAAAAGCAAATAAAATTGGTGATTCAAATGTACAAAAAATTTATTCATAGTCGAGTATTTTCGGTCATGATTTTGTGTTTATCAGTTGGTATGATTTATTACGGATACAACAACGGTGAAGTCAAAGTCGTGTTGGATAAGGCTATAAGAATTTGCATGGAGTGTATTGGAATTGGATAAAATAAAAAATTTACTAAAGTTTGGAGATAAGAAAAATAAGTACAAAGTAATGGATAATTTCAGACACGCTTTCCAATCACTGTGGTTTTTGATTACAAATTCTTATGTTGAGGGATTTAAAACCGGGAAAATTTACGGCGGAAATTTGAAAAAAATCTGTGTTCCGGGCATGAATTGTTATTCGTGCCCTGGAGCAAAAGGAAGTTGTCCAATAGGTTCGTTACAGGCTGTAATTGGAAATTCAAATTTCAAGTTTAGCTATTACATAGTCGGATTTTTGTTTTTTATTGGCGCATTGATGGGAAGATTTGTGTGTGGATGGTTGTGTCCATTTGGATTGATTCAGGATTTACTGTACAAAATTCCTTTTTTCAAAAAAATAAAAACTTTCAAATACGATAAACATTTGAGAAAATTAAAATATTTTATTTTGCTAATTTTCGTAATAATTTTGCCGATGTTCTTGGTTGATATTTTGGGACAAGGATCGCCGTATTTTTGTAAACTTATTTGTCCAATAGGAATGCTTGAAGGTGGAATTCCTCTGGTACTGCTCAATAAAAGCATGAGAGGTGCGATTGGGTTTTTGTATTATTGGAAAGGAAGTATTCTAATAATTACAATTTTACTTTCAATAATAATTTATAGACCTTTCTGTAAATATATTTGTCCTTTGGGTGCGATTTATTCGTTTTTCAATCCGATTTCTATTTTCAAATATAGATTGGACAAAGATAAATGTATAAGTTGTGGAAGATGTAAGAAAGTGTGTCAAATGAACATCGATCCTACTAAAAATTGCAATCACAAAGAATGCATCAGATGTGCTAGATGCAAAAACGCCTGTCCAGTTGATGCTATAAGTTGTGGAATAAAGGATAAAAACAGATAATAAAATATATAGAAAAATATTTCTCAAAAATCTTTAACAATCCATTTATAGAAAATTTCAATAAATAACCCTTGGGTTTCGAAGTATGTGTATGATACAATATTATCGAAAAGATTTTTAGGAGGAATTTATAGTGAAAAAACTTTTATTAACTTTAGCATTAGTATCAGCTTTAACTGTTACTGGATGTTCAAATAATACAGAAAAACCAGCTGACAATAATGCTAAAACAGAACAAAAAACTGAAAACAAATCAGAAGAAAAAGCTGCAATCAAAGAAATGAAGGGCGCAGATCTTGAAGCCATCGAACAAGACAAGAAGAAAAAAGAAACTGTATTGGTTGTTGATGTTAGAAGCAAAGATGAATATGACCAAGGTCACGTTAAATGGGCTATTAACATGCCAATCGACACTTTCGAACAAGAAGTTTCAAAATTAGATGCTTACAAAGACAAAGCTGTAATTACAATTTGCAACAGCGGTAAGAAGAGCCAAAAAGCTGCTGAAGTTTTAGTTAACAATGGATTCAAAGATGTTACAAACGCAGAAGGCGTTAAGAAATTTGAATACAAATTAGTTAAATTTGCTAACATTTTACCAGCTGATTTAGTAAAAGCTTCTGAAGATACAAACAACGTTATAGTTGATGTAAGAGATAAGAAAGATTATGACAAAGGTCACATCAAAAATGCTATCAGCATGCCTTTAGATGAAGCTGATGCAAGATTATCAGAAATTCCTACAGATAAACCAGTTTACACTTATTGCTATTCTGGAAATAAATCTGGTCAATTAGCTCAAAAATTAGTTGAAAGAGGAAACAAAGACGTATTCAACTCTTTAGATGGAACTAAAGAACACGACTACGAATTAGTAAAATAATTTTTAAAATTTAAGCGGCTCATATTTTGGGCCGCTTTTTTTACAGGAGATAAAATGAACGCAGTAATTTTGATGACCAAAATTCCAAATAAAAATTCTAAAACTAGATTGTCGACTATTTTATCAGAAAATGAAAGAATAAAATTCAGCGGCAATTTGATTAATAAAAACGTAAATATTATCAAAAAATACAAAGTTTTCTTATCTCTAACGCCAGACGAATTATTTGAAGATTACACGAAAAATTCTCCTTATGATTGTATCAGACAAACTGGAGATGATATTGGTCAAAGGATGAAAAATTCCATAAAAGAAGTTTTGTCACGAGGATATTCCAAGGTGGTTTTAATTGGCTCAGATATCATTGATTTTGATGGTGAAATTTTTGATGAAGCTTTTGATAAATTAGAGGATTATGACGTAGTATTCAGCCCGACAGAAGATGGCGGCTACAGTTTGATTGGGATGAAAAAATCACACGATGTTTTGTTTGAAAACAAAAAATACTCCAATCCAAATGTAGAAAATGATTTGGAAAATAGTTTGATTGAACATGATTTGTCTTATTATAAACTGAAAGAAACCCACGATATTGACACTGACATTGATTTTGTAAAATACATATCCAAATCAAACAACGTGAAATTACTTGGTAAAGGCGAGTACAATTCAAATTATCTAATAGATGATGATTATTTGATAAGAATCGCGCGTGGCTCACAAATGCATTTGGATAATCAAATTGAATACGAATACAAGGCTCTCAAATTTTTAGAAAAATCAAATGTAACAGCCAAGGCTTACGATTTGAAAAAAGATGAATTATCAGGGATTTCTTATCTTATTGAAGAATATTTGATAGGAAGGGATTTGGATTATCATACTGATTTAAAAATCGCAGCATATTTACTTTCACAAATTCACTCACTGGATGTTATTGGACAAGATTTTATAAAAGCGGACAGTCCTTTTGAGATGATGTTCGACGAATTTACGCAGATGTTTTCTCATTATCAAAAATGGCACAAGAAAAACAATAATACCGAAGAAAAAATTTCAGATATGCTCAAATACATCAAAAATCTGGGACTTACTTCTTCACTTCAAAATCCATGTCTTATCAACACTGAACTCAACAATAAAAATTTTATCATAGGAGATAAATCTTACGTTATAGATTGGGAAAAGCCGATTATAGGAGAGCGTGAACAAGATTTGGCGCACTTTTTGGCACCGACGACGACTTTTTGGAAGACAGATGTAATTTTTGACAACGACACAATGGATGATTTCTTAGATGAATACGATAAATTATCAAAAACAAAAGTAGACAGGGAAAAATTCGTAAAATATTTGCTGTTTACGTGTCTCAGAGGAATAACTTGGTGCTCAATGGCATACACTCAATATGTTGATGAAAACAGGGATAATGGATTTACTTTTGAGAAGATAAAAGCGTATTTGTCGGATGAATTTTTGGATAATATATGGGAGTTTATAAAAGCGAATGATTTCAGTAATAGTGCCGGTGTATAACGAATCTGATAACATAGACAAGTTCATCGATCGTCTGGATGTTTTTGATGATGAGTTCGAGGTGATTTTCAGCGTGAGTGGCGATGACGATACGTTTGAAAAAATAAAAAAACGCGGATATAATCCAATCAAAAGCATCAAAGGTCGTGGCAATCAAATTATAAATGGAATTTTAAATTCAAATGGGGAAATAATTTTGATTCTTCATGCGGATACTTTTTTTAGAGAAAATCCAAAAGAAGAAATCAAATCAATTTTAGAAAATTATAAAATGGGTTGTTTCAGTATTTCCTTTGTTCCAAAACAGTTCATAATGCAAATTGTGGCATTTAATTCCAGTAATCGTGTCAGACAAAGAAACATAGCATTCGGAGATCAGGGGATGTTTTTTACGAGAGAGTTTTACGACGAGATGGGTGGATTCAAAAACATAGATTTAATGGAAGATTACGATTTTTCGATTAGGGTAAAGGAAAAAGGATACACAATCTTCCTATCAAAAATGAAGATATATTCTTCATCGCGTAGATTTCAAAAAAATGGTCCTTTTAGGACTATGTGGATGATGCAAAAATGCCAATATATGTATCGCAAGGGGGAAAGCGTAGATGATATCAAACAAAAGTACAAATGATTACTTACAAGAAGTAAAAGATAAGTGTATTGATTGCGGTAAATGTACGAAGAACTGCCCTTTTTTGACAAAATACAAGATTAATTTGAAAGATTTTGCAGACAGACAAGACTTGGCGTTTTCTTGTTTCTTGTGTCAAAAATGTAAAGCAGTGTGTCCAGTTGATTTGGATGGAAAAAAGATTTCTCTTATTTTAAGAAAACAAAATCCAAAATTTGAATCTGTGAAAAAACAAAAAGAAAATTATTTCTTCAAAAACAAATCTAAAAGAAAAACAAAAGACTTGTTGTATTTGGGCTGTAATTTTCCAGCATTTTATCCAGACACAACAAAATATTTAATGGAATTGTTCAACAAAGAAGGATTTGATTATTCAATTGATTGTTGCAATCTTCCAAGTGATTTTACGGGATTTGAAAATAATTATATGGAAAGACTTGAGAAAGAACTCCAAGACAAAGAAGTGGAAAGAATTGTGTGCGTGTGTCCAAACTGTTTCCACAAATTCTACAAAAATTTGTCAGTAGAAGTTATCACGATTTTCAAATGGCTTGAAGAAAGAGATATGATACAAGACATTGATGAGGAAGTGAATGTGTTCTTCCCATGTTCTGACAGGTATAATCATATAATGTTTGAAGAAATCAAACGAC encodes:
- a CDS encoding CD1871A family CXXC motif-containing protein, with translation MYKKFIHSRVFSVMILCLSVGMIYYGYNNGEVKVVLDKAIRICMECIGIG
- a CDS encoding 4Fe-4S binding protein, translated to MDKIKNLLKFGDKKNKYKVMDNFRHAFQSLWFLITNSYVEGFKTGKIYGGNLKKICVPGMNCYSCPGAKGSCPIGSLQAVIGNSNFKFSYYIVGFLFFIGALMGRFVCGWLCPFGLIQDLLYKIPFFKKIKTFKYDKHLRKLKYFILLIFVIILPMFLVDILGQGSPYFCKLICPIGMLEGGIPLVLLNKSMRGAIGFLYYWKGSILIITILLSIIIYRPFCKYICPLGAIYSFFNPISIFKYRLDKDKCISCGRCKKVCQMNIDPTKNCNHKECIRCARCKNACPVDAISCGIKDKNR
- a CDS encoding rhodanese-like domain-containing protein, coding for MKKLLLTLALVSALTVTGCSNNTEKPADNNAKTEQKTENKSEEKAAIKEMKGADLEAIEQDKKKKETVLVVDVRSKDEYDQGHVKWAINMPIDTFEQEVSKLDAYKDKAVITICNSGKKSQKAAEVLVNNGFKDVTNAEGVKKFEYKLVKFANILPADLVKASEDTNNVIVDVRDKKDYDKGHIKNAISMPLDEADARLSEIPTDKPVYTYCYSGNKSGQLAQKLVERGNKDVFNSLDGTKEHDYELVK
- a CDS encoding TIGR04282 family arsenosugar biosynthesis glycosyltransferase codes for the protein MNAVILMTKIPNKNSKTRLSTILSENERIKFSGNLINKNVNIIKKYKVFLSLTPDELFEDYTKNSPYDCIRQTGDDIGQRMKNSIKEVLSRGYSKVVLIGSDIIDFDGEIFDEAFDKLEDYDVVFSPTEDGGYSLIGMKKSHDVLFENKKYSNPNVENDLENSLIEHDLSYYKLKETHDIDTDIDFVKYISKSNNVKLLGKGEYNSNYLIDDDYLIRIARGSQMHLDNQIEYEYKALKFLEKSNVTAKAYDLKKDELSGISYLIEEYLIGRDLDYHTDLKIAAYLLSQIHSLDVIGQDFIKADSPFEMMFDEFTQMFSHYQKWHKKNNNTEEKISDMLKYIKNLGLTSSLQNPCLINTELNNKNFIIGDKSYVIDWEKPIIGEREQDLAHFLAPTTTFWKTDVIFDNDTMDDFLDEYDKLSKTKVDREKFVKYLLFTCLRGITWCSMAYTQYVDENRDNGFTFEKIKAYLSDEFLDNIWEFIKANDFSNSAGV
- a CDS encoding TIGR04283 family arsenosugar biosynthesis glycosyltransferase, translating into MISVIVPVYNESDNIDKFIDRLDVFDDEFEVIFSVSGDDDTFEKIKKRGYNPIKSIKGRGNQIINGILNSNGEIILILHADTFFRENPKEEIKSILENYKMGCFSISFVPKQFIMQIVAFNSSNRVRQRNIAFGDQGMFFTREFYDEMGGFKNIDLMEDYDFSIRVKEKGYTIFLSKMKIYSSSRRFQKNGPFRTMWMMQKCQYMYRKGESVDDIKQKYK
- a CDS encoding (Fe-S)-binding protein, whose translation is MISNKSTNDYLQEVKDKCIDCGKCTKNCPFLTKYKINLKDFADRQDLAFSCFLCQKCKAVCPVDLDGKKISLILRKQNPKFESVKKQKENYFFKNKSKRKTKDLLYLGCNFPAFYPDTTKYLMELFNKEGFDYSIDCCNLPSDFTGFENNYMERLEKELQDKEVERIVCVCPNCFHKFYKNLSVEVITIFKWLEERDMIQDIDEEVNVFFPCSDRYNHIMFEEIKRHIKGFNNKYISTNCCGAGGIAGKSEKDIATQMQNSIKNEKMYTYCATCSSKFVANNEVHHFVSKMVGIDEKCDPSFFKNALKGKFRGRK